One Deltaproteobacteria bacterium genomic window, AATGCTGCTCGAAAGTGGGGTCATGCCTGCGTGCGAAGCCACGGGCACGGAGGTACTGAACGCATTTTCCTCCGCCAAGAACGGGTGCCTCGATGGCGAGCCCTTTGCGGGGTGGCGGGAAGCGCTCGAGATCTATCAGAAGACCCTGAAACGAATGAAGGTGCTGGACTATGACGACCTTCTGATCGAAGCCCTCGAACTCCCCGACTACGAAGCATCGACGCCTGCGCACGTTTTGATCGACGAATACCAGGACGTCAATCCGCTTCAGCATCGGCTGGTCCGAAAATGGGTGGCAGACACAGGTCGTCTGTTCGCCATCGGAGACGCCGACCAGTCCATTTATGGATTTCGCGGAGCCGACACCGGTCGCTTCCTTCGCTTCGAAAATGAGTACCCGGGGGCGCGAGTTCTGCGGCTGACCATGAACTATCGCTGCGTTGCGACCATCGCGGAAGCGGCGGGAAGCGTAATCCGCCACAACAAAGAGCGGGTGTCCTCGGTGATCCGGGCCCATCGGGAACAGGGCGAACCTCTTCGGTGTGTCGAGGTTGACGATGAAAGGGCCGAGGCCGATTTCATCGCTCGGGACATCGAGCGTTTGATCGGGGGGACGCACAGCTTAGGGGTCCGCCGCCTGCAGACCGGCGGAGAGGACTCGGAGTCGGAATTTCACTTCGGGGATGTGGCGGTCCTGTTTCGGACCCATGCCCTGGCGCAGCCGATTCGAAAGGCCCTCGAACAGGCGGGATTCCCTTGGAAAGAGGCCGCCAGGGACCCTCTGTATGAGAGCGATTCGTGTCGAGGCGCCTGGAGTCTGGTTCGCTTCTGTTCGAATCCGTCGGACGATCTGGCGTTGTCTTCATGGATTCGATGTCGATGGGGCGCTCCAGCGAAAGCTCTTCTAAGCGCACTTCGAAGAGGGGCCCTGGAAACGGAAATGAACATCGAAGCGGTTCTGAGCTCCTATATTCCCCATACCACCGCGCAGGAAAGCATCCTGGGTCCGTTAAGGGAGGAGCTTGTCGTCCTCTCCGAAGACTTCGAACGGCGGACTATGGCCGAGCTATTGAATCGGATCGGGAATCTTCTCAATGTGGATTCAAGATCGGAGGCCTTCTACGCGTGGGAGCACCTGACACAGCGAGCAACCTCCTTGGACCCGGCGCCGGCCCGGGAATCGGCGCGGGATTTTCTGGACTTCTTCAACTTGAAAAACCCGTCGGAACGATTCTACGAGCGGTCGGAGGCCGTTTTTCTGTTGACGCTTCACGCGGCCAAGGGACTCGAATTTCCGGTGGTGTACGTGGTGGGATTGGAAGAAGACCTGTTGCCATACAAGAAAGAAGGAGAGGTCACGGACATCGAGGAAGAACGGCGGCTGTTCTATGTGGGCATGACTCGGGCGTCGGACCGGCTGGTTCTGACCCGGTGTGAGAACCGAGTCGTTTGGGGGCGGAGACGGTCGTCCAAACCTTCCCGGTTTCTGTCCGAATTGGACCCCAGCCTGGTGGTATTGGAACGGGTGAGGAAAAAACCCGCTCCAAAAAAACAACGGCAGAAAACCCTTTGGTAGGAATAACCGTTGAGGGCTTACATTCAAAAGGCGGTTGAACCGTTTTCAGCATCGTCGTCATGAGAAGGTGAGCGATAGAGGTCGTCTGATTGCATTGAAAGGATCGGTTCAACGCATAAGCCGTTGCGTCCCACTTGTTTTTGCTATAGCATTACCCATGTAGACATAGGATTTCATGGATTCCGTTATGCGGATCGCGTGTATTGTAAACGTGTAATTGAACATTAAGAGTGTCCCCCTGCTAATAGTGATCTTTGGTGATAACCGAATTGAGAGAGGGAATTCGTGATGTCGGGACAGGAAACCTCGATGGAGCCTTTTCACAACGTAGCGGCTGCAGAAATAGACAGTGAAGCATTTGAGAAGATACTGTCGGCTTCCGAACCTGTTAAATACAGCCAAGGCGACGTGATCATGGCGAGCGGTTCCGATTCGCAATCGATCTGCTACGTGGAAAAAGGGACCGTGGAGGTTTCGTATTCTACGAAGGGTACCAATATCGTAGTGGCTCTCATAGGACAGGGGGAGCTGTTCGGCGAAATCGGCTTCTTCGACGGGGTTTCCCGCGTGCGTAATGTCCGGGCCGTGGAGAATTCGACCCTTCGGATCTGGGAACGGGATCAGGTGCTCCGGATCCGGAGCGAGGATCCGGGCCTCTATGGGAGCTTCGTTACCTTGATGGCTCAGTCCATCTGCAACAAATTCCGACGAGTGCTGGAAGATCGCGAGCCGCTCACAGGATATGCCGCGTCGTTATCGACGGGCAAAAGAACCTTCCGGGAGGCGCGAGCGATACCGGAACATCTTTTCGTCACGGAGGAATGGCGGCTGGTGAACCGCCTCGTGGAACAGTGCAAGGCCGATTTTTTCGGTCTCGGTTACGAGTTGCAGCGAGAGAAGGGAGAGGAGGTCAGCGAAGAGAGGCGCTTGGAGTGCCGCGGCATACTGGATCGATTCAATGACGGGCTCCAGGATTGCATCTCCCTGATCGACGACGAGCAAATTGAAGAATACTTATGGGGGTTCGTGTTCAAGGAAATATTTCCCTATTTCATGAGGAGCCGGTTTGCAGAGCGAGCGTTTTACAAACCCAAAGGCTACGCGGGCGACTTCCTCATGATGGAAATGATCTATCAGAACCGACCGGACGGA contains:
- a CDS encoding cyclic nucleotide-binding domain-containing protein, whose amino-acid sequence is MEPFHNVAAAEIDSEAFEKILSASEPVKYSQGDVIMASGSDSQSICYVEKGTVEVSYSTKGTNIVVALIGQGELFGEIGFFDGVSRVRNVRAVENSTLRIWERDQVLRIRSEDPGLYGSFVTLMAQSICNKFRRVLEDREPLTGYAASLSTGKRTFREARAIPEHLFVTEEWRLVNRLVEQCKADFFGLGYELQREKGEEVSEERRLECRGILDRFNDGLQDCISLIDDEQIEEYLWGFVFKEIFPYFMRSRFAERAFYKPKGYAGDFLMMEMIYQNRPDGDGKLGRLVDEWCINTAAARAVRGRRELLSSILESWCEKHRSREAATRILNLACGSNRELFDFLGRYKRTESIEATCVDADTEALEYTNRHVNVVPHRAAVRFMQDNVIKWALGRVRHKLGQMDIIYSAGLTDYLDRKLLQALARQSYEHLKPGGVFVVGNFGLNNPNRAMMEHLLQWNLIHRSEDDLRNIFLNTPFGKNIDVLSESEGINLFAVARKQPEGSLTV
- a CDS encoding ATP-dependent helicase, whose product is MDFTSDLNPEQKEAVLADEPYILVNAGPGTGKTHTLIRRIARLAGEPSSPKASIVVLTFTRKAAEELKSRLSGVMADAPETLQNIWAGTIHARCVHLLRQDHEKKQGEFSYSVLDRENQLELVRMLLESGVMPACEATGTEVLNAFSSAKNGCLDGEPFAGWREALEIYQKTLKRMKVLDYDDLLIEALELPDYEASTPAHVLIDEYQDVNPLQHRLVRKWVADTGRLFAIGDADQSIYGFRGADTGRFLRFENEYPGARVLRLTMNYRCVATIAEAAGSVIRHNKERVSSVIRAHREQGEPLRCVEVDDERAEADFIARDIERLIGGTHSLGVRRLQTGGEDSESEFHFGDVAVLFRTHALAQPIRKALEQAGFPWKEAARDPLYESDSCRGAWSLVRFCSNPSDDLALSSWIRCRWGAPAKALLSALRRGALETEMNIEAVLSSYIPHTTAQESILGPLREELVVLSEDFERRTMAELLNRIGNLLNVDSRSEAFYAWEHLTQRATSLDPAPARESARDFLDFFNLKNPSERFYERSEAVFLLTLHAAKGLEFPVVYVVGLEEDLLPYKKEGEVTDIEEERRLFYVGMTRASDRLVLTRCENRVVWGRRRSSKPSRFLSELDPSLVVLERVRKKPAPKKQRQKTLW